Within Pseudomonas alloputida, the genomic segment GATAGGTTCGACCGTCAAGTTGGACATTGGCATGACCCTGGCTCACCAGAGCAGCAGTAGCCAGCACCGATTGTGCCGCCATGGCGCGGGGCACACCGATCACCTCGGCCAGTCGCTCGACCGCAGGGCCCAACAGATCCCCCAGTGCTTGGACCGGGTAGGGCAGTGGCGCCTGCTGGTATTCCAGCAATGGTTGTGGTGGCTCGAATGCTTCGCACAGTTGCATCAATATTCTCCTGGAATAATCAATTTCGTCCTCACTCATCCCGCCACGGTTGTTGAGTGTTATCAGGGATCAAGGCCCCTGCGACCTGTGAGGGGTGTCCACTGACGCGGGACTGACGGCTCTTTACGACCGAGAGCTTGGGCATCTCATGATCTGGCCTCCTGAACACCGATAGCCGTGGGCGGGTGGAAGCTGCACTGGCTGACGAGACCGGTGCCGCGAGATCCTGAGTCGGGTGAAGGCAGCGATGCGATGACCAGGGCATGCCTGACTGTCAGTCAGGTGCAGTCCATTCAGTGGGCTGCGGCACCATCATCGGCATCGCTGTGGCGAGTGAGCATTCGGTGTTTGTCACGCCGATTGTCACGAGGGGGAAAGCCGCAAAGGCCCGTACGAATAGGGCTGCAGCGGTGTGAGATGCGCCCGTTCGGGGGGGGAAGAGACGGGCGCAGGTTGGCGCAGTGAAATGGCCAAGCGTATAGGTTGCTGCAGGACAGCTGGGTAGGGTGGGTTTTGCCGCAGGTAGGCAAAGCGAAGAAGTAGGCATCCATCACATGGGTAATGACCGTGCGAGCTGCCGGACGCTAATCGCACTGGGGGGAGAACCACCACGGTGTGGCGTAGCCTTAAAGGTTCTGGCTACCTGGGTTGCTGTCAACGACAGCGCTTGCACGATCTTTTCTACGCCTGCGGATAGGTAGGGTCAAGGCTCGAATTTGCGAGAGCACTGCGGCTGCGGATGAAATTATCCACCTCTGGAAGTCCGTGGTTTTCTGCAGACGGTTGCGTGGGCTTTGAGATTTTTTAAGTGAGGTCCATCCAAGCAGGGCGGCTTTGCAGCCCTGTTTGGATGGACCCGCGTGGACAAGCGGATCACCGAGATATGAAGACCGAGCGCTTACTCAGTTGCGCCATGTTTTGCTTTTAGTCGAGTGACGTTCGCACCCGTCTGATTGGCGAATTCGCGTGGGCTGACATGCTCCTGCTGATTAGCCTCAAGGTACCGACTCCACCAGTTCATGATCAGCCTGCGCTCCTCGATGAACTCGGCCTTGTGGATGTAGGCCGCTCGGACGTTGTTGCGTTCCTTGTGGCTCATCTGCCGCTCGATGGCTGCATCCGTCCACAAGCCCGACTCGTACCCCATCTTCCGAAGCGCGCTGTTCACAGTGTTTTCGGACATCGGTTTCCAAGAATTGGTGTCGCCTGCGAAGACCAAGTCAAATTTGCCTGTGATTTCGCGGATCTGCTCAAGCAGGGCGACCGCTTGCGGCGATAAGGGTACAAGATGGATATCACCTGCCATCTTCGTACCCCTTGTGGAAAAGGATACGCCTTCCAGCGCTGGCCGCGTGTCGGGTATCTCCCAGGCGCCACGCTTGAGGTCGAACTCGCTCCAGCGGGCGAAGCGCAGCTCGCTGGAGCGTACAAACACATGCAGAGATAGCATGACCGTCAGCCGGGTAAGTGCGCGGCCGTTATAGGTGTCGATCCGTTCTTGCAATTCAGGCAAGCGCGATAAGGGTAAAGCGGGGCGGTGGACGACCCGCGGGGCTTTGATCGCGCCTTCGAGGTCGTAAGCAGGGTTTACGGTGATAAGCCGGAGGCGCTTTGCCTTGCGCATGATGCTCTGCAGGTAGTTTTGTACCCTTAAAGCAACGTCTATCGTTCCGCGCTTCTTGATCGCTTCCAAGGGCTGCATAAGGTCGTGGGTGTCTAGGTCGACAATGGCACGGGCACCGATCAGCGGGAAGAGGTGGGTTTTGAGGCGACTCATCACTGTCTTGGAATAGTCTGGTGCCCACTTGGCTGACATTTCCGTGTGCCAGTCCAGCGCAACGCTTTCAAAGGTGCGGCCTTTGATCAGGGCTTCCGTCTTGGCTTGGTTCTTGGCTCCTATGGGATCAATGCCATCCGCCAGCATTCGCTTGACCTCCAAGCGCTTGCGGCGCACATCGGCAAGGCCAACGACAGGGTAGTTACCGAATGAGGTCCTCGCGTCCATCAGGTTTGACGTATCTGAGCCGCCAGCCTTTGCGGCCATTGGGTTGGACTAGAAGGTAAAGGCCGTCGCCGTCGAAAAGCTTGTAGGCGCGGTCTGTGGGCTTGGCCGAACGGCAAGCGGAATCGGAGAGTGGAGCAGTGGTGCGCGACATAAGGGTACTCCCTTTTATCGAAGTGACCTTTACGCCAAAACGAAAAAACCCGCCATAAGGCGGGTTTTTCGGGCGTTTCAGAGATTTTAGAAGCCTTCTCTGGAACCTTGTATGGCTCCAACGACCTGGACTCAATAGAAAAGTAAGCGCCTGTTTTATGATGAAATCATGCTGATTTCTAAAATTTATATCCCACGATTATCCCTAATAAAGCCCGTATTTTATGCAAATTCTTTCGATACCCTATGAGCACGGCAGCAGCCGAATGCTGCCAGACGCAATTCTAACGAAGGCGGGCATAGGCAGTTGACAGCAACAGACTGTATCCCTTCCGGCACGACAGCCATTGACGTCCAAGCGAGCGCCCAACGTCCCCCTAATCTACGTACCTGAATAGTGCACAGGCGCCACAGAACAGGGCGCCTGGCACACAAAATCCTCCAGATTCTCTATAAAAATGTGCTTACTGCACATACTCCTATGTCGTTCGCGCACCCTTTTTTCTTAATTTCAAAGCGGCGCCAAAACGGGCCTGGTAATTGCTCTGACACAAGTGAGCCTAGCCAACCCGCTATCGATTTGGAGAAAAACATATGAGTGCAACTGGCGACTATCCGTTGACCGAAGCCCCGCGCGAAGCGCGCAAGGGGTTATTGTCCATTTCCATGGTGCTGTTCAGTTTTACTTTTTTCACTGGCACCATGTTTGCCGGTGGCAAGCTGGGGCTGGCTTTCAACTTCGTCGACATGTTATGGATCGCCGCCATCGGCAACAGCTTGCTGGCACTCTACGCCGCGGCGCTTGCCTTTATCGCCTCCCGTAGCGGCCTCAATACCGTGCTAATGGGACGGTTCTGCTTTGGCGAAGTGGGCAGCCGACTTTCCGATTTTCTATTGGGGTTCGCCGAACTGGGCTGGTATGCCTGGGGGACAGCAACAGTGGCGATCGTGCTGGTGAAGATGCTCGGTCTGGCAGGCGGACTGACGATTCCGCTGATGATCCTGTTCGGCTTTGGCTTCAGCCTCACCGCCATCATCGGCTTCAAAGGCCTGGACCTGCTCTCGCGGATTTCCGTGCCGTTGATGTTCGTCCTGCTGGTGATCTCCATGTACATCGCCACCCATGATGTGGGCGGGTTTCAGGCGCTCGCGGCCGTCATCCCCCATGAAACCATGACGTTTTCGGCGGCGGTGACGATGGTGTTTGGTACCTTCGCCAGCGGTGCCACTCAGGCCACCAACTGGACACGACTATCGCGTACCGGCCGTGTGGCAATTATCGCGAGCGTGGTCAGCTTTTTGCTCGGCAACGGCTTGATGGTGGTTGCGGGCGCCTGGTGTGCGATCGTCTATCAACAGGCCGATATCGTCGAAGTAATGATCCTGCAAGGCCTGTCGTTCGCAGCGGTGATCATGCTCTGCCTGAACCTCTGGACGATTCAGGGGCCGACGATCTACAACGTCTCCGCTGCCGCGTGTCACTTACTGCGCAGTGAGCGCCGCCGGACGATGACGCTGGCTGCTGCCGGCGTCGGGGTGCTGCTTGCCATCGGTGGCATGTACGAGATGCTGATCCCATTTCTGGTGCTGCTGGGCTCTATCATCCCTCCCGTCGGCGGCGTGATCATGGCCGATTTCTGGTATCGCCATCGTGGCCAATACCCGCTGCTCGCCAGCGCCAGGTTGCCGCGCTACAACTTCGTCGGTCTTTCGGCCTATGCCATCGGCGCGGTGGTTGCCTATTGCTCGCCCTGGGTTGCCCCACTGGTGGGAATCGTCGTGTCCGCCGTTTGCTACGTCGGTTTGCTTCAATTCAGCGGTCGCCGCGCTGCGGTCAGCACCACGCCGGGGGAACTGTGAGTCTGACGGTCGGAGAAGTCCTCAAGCTGCCGGGCCTGGAAGGACTGATTGTGCGTGCCGGTCACCTGCACCTGCAACGCACCGTGCGCTGGCCATACGTGGCGGAGAACGAGGGTATCGCCGAGTGGATCATGGGCGGCGAACTGGTGTTTGTCACTGGCGTCAATCACGCGCGAGATGAGGCCAACTTGCTGAGCGTCATTGAGGACGGTATTGCCATGGGGATTGCCGGTCTGGTGATCCTCACCGGGGGGGCGTTCATCCAGCGCATCCCCCAGACCGTCATCGAACGGGCAGAGCACCACGGCTTGCCGTTGATCGAGCAGCCTTACCTGCTGAAGATGGTCATCGTCACCCATGCCATCGGTACGGCGCTGGTGCATATGGCGCAGGCCAGGCGTACACGGCACGATATCCTCAGCCAGTTGCTCACCGGCGACTACCCCAGCCTGGCCATCGCGCAGCAGCGCGCCGAGCATGTTCAACTGCCGATCGATGGACCGCGGCGTCTGGTAGCCCTGCGTCTGTCTTCGGTGAGCGTGTTGTTCGAGCGCCATCCGCCGACCGAAGCTGAGCGTCTGTTGCAGCACACTCGCCAAGCCTGTCAGGACCACCTGGAGGCATGGAGCCGTATCAGGTCAGAAACGCTACCGGTGATCCTTCAGGGCGACCTGTTCATCATGCTGTTGCCTGATCAGGAAACCCTGCGTGCCGATCTCCAGGGGCTGTACCGGGAACTCACCGCACTGATCGGCGACATGACGTTGTACATGGGCATGGCAAACCGCGTGGAGAATTGCGGGCACTACCGCCAGGCCTTGAATGAAGCACGGCAGGCCTTGGACGTCGCGGAAAGCCTGCACCCGGCGAGCGGTTTTTGCGATTTCAGCGAGCTGGGGGTGTTGCTCCTGTTGCAAGGCATCGGCGACCGTTCGGTGATCGATCACTTTGTGACGCAAACGCTCGGCCCCTTGATCGAGCCGTCCCGCAAGCAGCCGTTCACGCTGCTGGAAACCCTCGACGCGCTGCTCCAGGAAAACGGCAATGCCCTCAGGGCGGCCAATCGCCTGGCCATCCATCGCAACACCATCAATCAACGTATCCAGCGTATCGAACAGCAGAGCGGACAGTCGCTGAACGATCCCCTTTTTCGAATGAATGCATCGGTCGCGCTGCTGGTATGGCGCATGACCGAAGTCCCCAGCAAGGAGTCAACATGAACATCATCAACGCGCGTCTGCGTGGTAAAACCGGCTTGTATCACATCGAACTCAATGGCCCGAAGATTGCGGCAATCGTCGCCCAGACGCAGGTGATGCAAGCCACCCATGCGACGGATCTGGACGCGGGGCAGAACCTGGTGACGGCGCCCTTCGTTGAGCCGCACATTCACCTGGATGCCGCGCTCACGGCTGGCGAGCCGAACTGGAACCTGAGCGGCACGCTGTTCGAAGGCATTGAGCGCTGGGCCGAGCGCAAGGCGTTGGTCACCCACGAAGACACCAAGGTTCGTGCGCGCAAAACCATCGACATGCTGGTCGATAACGGTATTCAGCAC encodes:
- the codB gene encoding cytosine permease; its protein translation is MSATGDYPLTEAPREARKGLLSISMVLFSFTFFTGTMFAGGKLGLAFNFVDMLWIAAIGNSLLALYAAALAFIASRSGLNTVLMGRFCFGEVGSRLSDFLLGFAELGWYAWGTATVAIVLVKMLGLAGGLTIPLMILFGFGFSLTAIIGFKGLDLLSRISVPLMFVLLVISMYIATHDVGGFQALAAVIPHETMTFSAAVTMVFGTFASGATQATNWTRLSRTGRVAIIASVVSFLLGNGLMVVAGAWCAIVYQQADIVEVMILQGLSFAAVIMLCLNLWTIQGPTIYNVSAAACHLLRSERRRTMTLAAAGVGVLLAIGGMYEMLIPFLVLLGSIIPPVGGVIMADFWYRHRGQYPLLASARLPRYNFVGLSAYAIGAVVAYCSPWVAPLVGIVVSAVCYVGLLQFSGRRAAVSTTPGEL
- a CDS encoding PucR family transcriptional regulator — its product is MSLTVGEVLKLPGLEGLIVRAGHLHLQRTVRWPYVAENEGIAEWIMGGELVFVTGVNHARDEANLLSVIEDGIAMGIAGLVILTGGAFIQRIPQTVIERAEHHGLPLIEQPYLLKMVIVTHAIGTALVHMAQARRTRHDILSQLLTGDYPSLAIAQQRAEHVQLPIDGPRRLVALRLSSVSVLFERHPPTEAERLLQHTRQACQDHLEAWSRIRSETLPVILQGDLFIMLLPDQETLRADLQGLYRELTALIGDMTLYMGMANRVENCGHYRQALNEARQALDVAESLHPASGFCDFSELGVLLLLQGIGDRSVIDHFVTQTLGPLIEPSRKQPFTLLETLDALLQENGNALRAANRLAIHRNTINQRIQRIEQQSGQSLNDPLFRMNASVALLVWRMTEVPSKEST